The Betta splendens chromosome 2, fBetSpl5.4, whole genome shotgun sequence nucleotide sequence tgaggaaacaaacaaatccGAATACAGTAGCATTTTCATTTGTAAACGCTAATGGAAGAACAAGCACGGACGATCTGATTCATCATGACTTCACATCACAGATCTCAAAGCTCCACATGTTTTTCCTGACAGATGGTGGACATCATGCTTCTGAGGAGGCACATGTCTGATCAGAAGACTGTGAATCATTCGCTGGAAAAATAAGCTGCACGTCCttctaatataatataaatagaCAAACAAGGTTCCTGCATTTAGATAATTAACACCTACATGCTGGAAAATAATTCAAATCAGCCATGTAAAGGTAAAACTACAGATGAGTGATCATCACCAAGGTTGTGTTTTAAAAGACGATATTACACAACATTTCAAATCTAGAGACACGCAGTGGGTGTACTGTACGGCTGAGGCAACCGTGGTATGTAACTCTGAGCAAAGTTGTCTTTGCATGAACACCCAAATATTACACACTATTACGAGCAACAGAGGTGATAATTAGAACAAAACTGCAAAAGCTCACGtccagtgtccacagctgcaacagctgaccTGTTACACAAGCAGCGACTGTGTTGCTATTGTCGTTTTGCTGAGTGCTGAGGGTGTGTGAGTGTAGGTGCATGGAGGCATGTGTGACAAATACCACTAGAGCTGTGTGACATCATGCCTTTCACATGATAGTATAAAcacccaggaggaggaggaggaggagcaggcagaggagtCGTCAAAGGGGTGAGAACATAATCACAATTCAATAAAGTTTTAATTTATAAATTTCAGTCTCAATCGCTTTAAATATCAGACAACATGGTCCCCTTTTATTTTGGCTCAAGTTTCGTCGCTTTCTGTCGACGCCCTGTTTGACGGCAGCTATAAATTGGACAGCTGTATTGTATTTGGGTTTCATGCCACCGCCACagtcagcagctgtcagtgcagcagctgcagaaagacatTTGTTCTCACTGCATTTTGTTGTCTGTTGAAGTCTCTGTGGAAAACAATAAGGCCGCAATCCTTCTTTTTGCaaagcatttcattttaatcagtTTTTGACGAAAGGGGTTGAGTGTTCAGTGATGCTTCGATTTGACAAGAAAGGTCTAAATGATCCTGCAAATGGCCTGAACCAataaagagaggaagaaaaggaacagTGTTAGTCTGGTTTATATCAGGATTCATGACAGCAACAAGGggtgaaagagaaaaagaagacaCAATGAAGAGAAAAGgtggaaaatgaaataaacagaaaaaataaagaaataatcaAAATGATGATAAAGACGAAACTGACAAAAAGGTCAAAAAAGGAAGACGTAAGAAgtaagaaaaaggaaaagatgaagaagaagaaacaagaaaaagagCTGGTAACTAAGGTTGGTTGTATGTAAGTGTTTAGTAACATTTGGTTTGCTAATTGTGACACTCTCGCTCATGGATATGAACATCTACAGGACAAGGGGAAAGGAACAGCTTGGCAAATTTCTCTCAAAGAAAACCGAAATTTGATTCCACCTGTGTACACTTACACACACTAGCGACTAAGCTGTTCAGTGAATGAGGAGACTGCACTATTTTTATGCGACAACCCCGTGTGGAGCTGAAGTCACCATGTTGGCAGTAACGAGttctgacaggtgtgtgtgactgtgtgtttgcgtgtgtgtcagtTAATAGTGGCTCAGTGGGGTCCTAACCCGCAGCTGCTCACACTGACAGCAGGCTGTCTGATTGCATCACTGTTTcactagacacacacacacacacacacacacacacattcacacacatactcacacacaccatATTTAGATACCACCCCTCTGTCTCCAACTGAAATGAACTTTATTTTTCAGAAAtcaggtaaggtttaagaccttacacaactaaactgaatagtattggaccaagcacagaaccctgtggtactccaaagaTATTCCTAATCCTAGAAAATTGTTGAATGCAGCACTAACAGAGGacaggacagagaccagaccattgtctgaagatAATTAGTGACTCTTACCAGAGCtgttctaaatcctgactgaaaatctttgtacaggttattcccactcaggtggtcagataattgtttagccacgattttttatGAATCTTATAAATAAAAGGGTAactttgaaatgggcctatggTTGGATAGTTCTCCAGGTTCCagagtaatttaaaaaaaaaaaggtttaaccACAGCCAcgttaaaagcctgtggtacatagcccaaatgtaaagattggttgatttgatttaatatggactaGCTAATTAAAGGTAGAACATccttgagtaatctggttgggattggctCTAAAAGACATGTGGAGGACTTGGaggagttaattattgaagttaactccatatgagttatggggggaAAGCTGTCTAAGTAGGACAGAGGACttaatttattaaatttattaaaaatgatggatctagacagatTTCTGTCTTTTGGAGGTAGACACtgatgaatgtcttctctactggtgataattttattagtaaagtaaagGGTTTTAGTAAAGTCATTTCTGCAGAGATTTAaagggatagtagactcaacacagctatgactcctggggttgtttttgttttcctcagttaAAAAGGAATAacatgtttttctagcagcacaaagtgcttttttatattgtattagactgtccttccatgcaatgcagtttacatttattttgttggaacgccgctgcctttctagttgtcagaggagccactgtgtctaacattgtacatggagaagctgcagaatcATCTACAAGACTGTCCACTGTAGCTCTGTaactaaaaataaagtaattaaTCCATTAATGCAGCCCAAACAAAAGCAACCAAACACTAAAGCTGCTCCACACTGGCCACTGTGAGAGCGTTAAAGGCGTTAACGTGTCTGTGCTTGAGCCTTGTTTTGTGCTGCCTCCAAGTGGCAATGCTGCTCCACTATCTGCTCAGGTTGATAGAAGACATACGCTCATAGTTTATCTGtgcagtgtttgctttgttctctatttatttatgtttcgctacattatcatttattttccaTGATGTTTTCTAATAGGTTTACTTCTCTCTGCCCCGGGAGCAACATTCCTCTTAATAACCGTGTTTCACACTGGTGACAAGCTCTGAGCAGGAAACTCCTTAAAGGCACATCAATCACAGGAGCGAACACATGCACATTTGATCTGCCTTCAACATCAAGTGACTGGTGAAGCAGTACCTTCAGGCTAGAAGTCATGACTATGCAGTAATGCGAGTACTAGTGcctgtactgtatacagtagtaCACTATGGTGAGGCTTTATGTGAGCTCCTTTGTGTTGGGTCACTCACCTCCCGGTGACTTTCTGATCCtgttgtttgtgtatgtgtgtttatgacgACTGCCCTTTGGTGATTTACCATGTGTGATGGTGTATTATTAGCACTGATGTTTCATACCCTCACTCGTGAACCAGACCTCGGGAAAAGGGTCCAGTTCTAAGATTTTAGAGGTCACTATAAGAGCATAAAAATCAGGTGGGGGGGCACTTCAACAAATCCTGTGCAGGAGGTTTTTAGTAGATGTAACAGTCATGTGTCAGTCTCTATGTTCCTCTCATCCATGCTCAGcaacagtacaaacagtacagcTTCAAAAGATATTCAACAGCTTTGCTTGTTATtagagaagctgctgctttaatttgTGTTAAATGACAATAACTAACGTACTGTAAATCACATTGGGAGCTATTAATTTTTAGTGTAAtcacattactgtatgtgcctcCTGTTTTTACTTATTTCTAGTGACGCATGAACTTTGAATGTTTTAATGTTAGGCACATATTATTTTAAAGCTTTTCATACCTTTTTTTGCAATAAACACCCGCTATTTGTTTGCCACAAAACTTTGTATGGCATGTGGTTTGcagttacagtatatataatacATGGCACCTTCCTACTTTGGTGCTATTGACAGtactcattcacccattcacacacagaccatTAGTGGGCTGAGCCACTGGGGAAAACTCAACATCTTGGCCAAGGAGACTTTGACATGTGACAGTAGGAGCCAGCAATTAAATCAAGATGATGGGCGGATGACTGCACTAGCTACATACTATACACGCATGcgcgcacgcaggcacgcacgcacgcacacacgcacacgcaggcacgcacacacacacatacacttttttttttttttattttttttctcgatgttttgtatttttgtaaatTGTAGTACTACTAATATTTCTTACTTTTGTTCAATTTTAGGCAGTATGTCAGGATACCTAGGAGACCCGCTGCTGTTCCCGGCGTCACCAGTGAGCGGCGCTGTTCCGTTAAATGGGAGATTAACGCGTCCTGCAGGTTGGGCTCCTCAGGGTTTGTCGCTGTCTGTGGTGCTGATTCCAACCACCGTCACAGCTCTGGACGGAGGCGTGGCGCTGTCCTCGGTGCTTATAACAAAGTCTTTATCTGTGCACATGCGTAGTTACGACCCCTGTCTCAATTTAGTATGATTTTATAGCGTATTTTGAAGTGAAATCACATAAAGACCAAAGCTCAGTCCTGCGCTTCGTTGCTGCACCAGCTCTGCAGGCTGGTTTGTCATTTGCACATTAGTATGCTACGTCAGCTCTGCTTTATTTACCGCTGCAGTGTGGCACTTAGTTGGATCCAATCCGTTTCCCCTGTAGTGCCGCTCCACGTAATGGTGCAGCCGTGGGTTTGAGGGGCGAATAGAGGACGATTTGTTTGCAGCATGTTTGCATTTCATCTCTATAATCAGAGTCACTCGTGCGAGCTGCAGCATCTTGATGACTccagagaggggggaaatgcaGTTATAAACATATTCCCTCATTAGGCGCTGATGGTTATGGAGGCGACGTGGAATTCCAGATTCCAGTTCCAGTTGTCGAGCGCCACTCTGTGGCCATGCGTGGTACTACAGGTAGGTCTGAAACAAAGGGGTGCACTAGGAAGTGACCAGCCTTTGTTGACATAGAGTTCTAAGCTGTACAGTCAGACAACTGTTTGTGTATAATAAACTATCCAGACTACAACAGTGTGATGAACTGAAGGGGTCATGACACATAACACAGAGATGGAATAAGAGATGATTCTTACATTctaaacatacatacatatagaTTGTACTGTAAATTAAAAGAAGAACAGCACAACGTGACTTATGAAGGAACAGCTCTGATGCTCTTTGGAGCAGATTGGAATCGATTGTCCAAGTTTTTTGAACTCTTTCCAGACCAGGCCAGAAAATCAAATACGAGTCTCACTTATCATGGAGGATTAGGGCCGTCATAAAAAATGTCTTAAGTTTAAGGTCAACAACCTGGTGAAACATATTTATGTTGAAAATTATTGGAAAAAGCTTTATATTAAAAACAACCCAATTCATGTAAAATGTGGATTAACAATTTTATTCTCAGCAGGTTGGACAGGGTTAGAAGAGTGTGGATCCGTCAGGGATGTCTGACTTTATGACTGGACTGTTAACACTTTATCTAGTGAACAAATCACACAGCTGTCCACGCATtagaataatattttaataaataaattgcagcatcacactggaaaaaaaaactcatgtACATTGTGTGACGGCCCCGATCATTGTATAAACTCAACAAGTTGTGTTCtagacaaatacacacaaatcaaatggtattaaaaaactgcttctgCATAAACAAAGAGCCAAGTCGCTGGTTCCGGAGCTGTTTACAGACAGAGTTACGCGCTGGGTGACACCGGTTGGAATCTATTGCCCATAAACCTCTGATTATTACACCTCCTACTGTATAGTCGACACGCTGACGACTGATTAGCAGCATTTGCTTTTCAAATTTGGTTTATTGAGCAGTTAATCTGTTACTGCCCATAAGAAGTCACTGACATTCACTGTGCTGCGCTGAGACGATCAAAACCACTGAGATGTCTGATGGTTGGCTGGGAAATAAGGGTCACGAACTAATGGTCATAGTCTTATACAGTAAGttctttgtttaatttgtggatatgaaaacaaacacagcttctGGACAAAACTCTGCAGTATACGTTAACATCTTGTGCTAATTTGCCCGTGGATCGGACCTTTAAGCTGGGATTCGGCTCACGCTCATCTCCTACCGCTCACTCCAGATGAGGCTCTGTGAGCCTTAGCTGTCAATCAGATGGGAGGCGGGTTCACTCTGAACAGGCTGACGGTCCAGACACACGTGTATTTTAGAGTCTCCAGTCATTTTAGCAGTATGTGTTTGGAAGAATCAAGGAGACCTGGAGAAAAAACTGCAACCGCCACACAGAACGACACCTGGACCACGCTGGTaccgaacccagaaccttctgaCTGTACAGAATAAAACTCTGTCTATAAACGGCTCCAGCTGTGTCTGTACACGCCCGTCATCACACTGTCACGTCATTGCAGAAGGGTGTGATTGCTGTCTGACACCGGGCCGGGTCAGACCCAGTTCAGTCCACCGTTGACGGGAACCCAGAGAAGAAGAACACGGACTCACTGACGgcctggctgcagctctgctgcctCACGCATGGATGCATCGCGCATCCTTCCTCCCGTCTGTGACCTTTATTGTTGGTTTAGTAGAACTAAATGCCCGCATGCTTTGTGTTGACTGCTCTTTGTTCTTCATTCTCTCCCTGCAAAGTGCAGACTACtcgaagaaagagaggaaggaactAAAACAAAAGGCCGAGTGAGGACGGATTGAACGACACTTCAAACATGCAGTGTCTGCAGGTCAAACCCCACGTGTGGGTTCGTCGTTAGCTCACGGAGACCTCTCCGTGTGGAGAGTCTGAGGCTGAGATGGGACAGAACCAGATGCGAGTGCCTCCTACTTGAGCTGCAGGCCTCAGGCTCCAGGTGTGACGGGTCCAGCGCAGGCTTTGACCTCCGGCTTCAAAGGGTTTAGAATAAAGAAAGTGAATCGAAACATGGAGGTGACATGTAAAGATTTTTTACTTATGAGTCAGATTCCCAAAACAGAACATTTCCCATAACTCATTACTTTCATTAGACTCCTGCACATTTCAAACATGTGCTAAACCTTGTGACATCATCaggattattatttattattactattgtttTTGGAAAACAGAGTCACACTCATCATTACAGGTAGAAGTGGTGGAACGCCTGTAGTAGCTCTGTTGAAATACCCACTTAATGCATATGGTTTCATTTCTGTTGCAAGCGTGACCTTCAAAATTCAAATCCCACACAATGTTTGTATCGATGCAGATGCAGAGTGTGTGACAGATGCTGATAAaatgtgaggggggggggtggaatcagcgtgacagggctgcgaGGGTGACTCCTCGTCTCCATCCAGTGGGAGCCTGTCTCTTAGCGTATCGACTTTGTGTCCATCGCTCTGTGGACTTGGGGGGGTTTTACCCTCGGACTGAGCGTCTAAACAGCCGTTCTGGGTAACGGCGATGCTCTGATGGAGCGTGTGTATAAGGCTTTCTGATTAACATGCAAAAGCAGCAGTGTTGATTCTTTCCTCTTTGGCTTGTCTCTGTGCTGTCTAAGCAGAACCTCACCCTGGATGACGACAGAAAATCAAGGAGGTGACGAATGGTCGGCCTTGAACGTACAGTCTTGACTTAAAAAGAAGcacaaaacagttttatttgcTTGTTCATTGGAATATGTCTCAACTCCTAAACAGATAATATATGTGTGCCAACTAATGCGGGTTGAGACGTCCAGACAACAACCACTGATGTATAACGTGTGTGTATCCAGATATGAGCTTGAATCCTTAATGTAGACTGGATGTTTCATCGTGTCTGAGTCTAATTCATGGACAGACACTCATTCTAATCGTACCCTGTGATCAGAACATTTCTACTAACATCTGACACTGCTTCATTAGAGGGAAAACTACAGTAAGTCAGCCCTGTTATTTGGACAATCCTTCGAGTTGTAGGAGGTTTAATGAAGAAGCAATGAAACAAAGGATGAGGTGATGCACTCTAACAAAACTAccgttcttttattttgaaatgtagtAGTTGCTGTCACACTTGGAAGGTGGGTCTAGAATATAATCGTAATGAAGAGAAGCAGGAGCCTGTGTTGGACCGAAGGCCTGCCCCGTGGGTTTAGCTCTGGCTGTGACCTGTGTCACGTGGCCACCAGGTGGCACTGTGAGTCCGCGGGACACCAGCTGCGGTCGTACATTCCATCATCTCGGTCCCCGCGGGCGAACTTTGATTGCGGCCTTGAAAAGTTTCATTTGGAGTATAAAATCCCACGTGTGCCAGCTGAATGGCGGGATCATACAATACGAGCTGCAGAGGTTCATTCAGACTGATGTTCGACAGGCCCgacaaacaaaagcactgaTTTGGTTTCGTTTGCTTGTCGCGGGGAGAATCCACGGGCGCCGGCgctcggcggcggcagcggcgcgtgctgctgcctgcagaggGACTGCTCGCCTGGTCCACATCCCGGCTGGGACCTTAGCCCCCATGAGGGGCACCACGCGCGGTAACTGACGAGCACAGGTATAAATAAGTACAGGCATTCATTCTCCCACCAACaattcagcaaacaaacagaaaacaaacgcCGGGTTCCATTCCACGCGGTTCAAGCCCTCCTTTCAGAGGACGCGCGGATGTAAGTAGTGCACGTCTGCGCGGGGATAAGGTTCCTCATCCAGAGCGAGTCCCCTGGCAGCGCGGGCTCACGGCAGCCCGGCCGAAGGCTGCGGGGGCGCCGCTCGGCCCGGCGTCCGGCGGGAGAAGACGCGGCACGGCGGCGCGCGGTCACACGCTGCTGGTGCGCTCCGCGGAGGCGGGGCCGTAGCTCAGCAGCGAcagctcctgctccgcctccgtCTCGGAGAGCGCGCCCGCGTTCAGGCAGTCGCTCAGGCTCTGCGACACCGTTCCGACCTGCGTCCCGTCGTCCGTGGTGTCCTCCGGGTCCACCGCCAGCCGCCCGTTGTCCCCCCTGCCGCCGTTGCGGCAGTTGCTGTTGCGGTCCACCCCCGCTTTGCCGTGGCCGCCCGTCAGCAGCGGGGTGACGGTGTGCGACGGGCACGGCGGCGGCACCAGGAGCATTTTGCTGTTGTGTCCGGCCGCGTTGGCCCCGAAGTTGTAGCGGCAGCGGATGTACCTGGAGAAGGCCCTCCGGTAGGTCTTGTTGAAGAGCGTGTAGACCAGGGGGTTGACCCCCGACGAGATGTAGCCCACCCACACGAAGACGTTGAGCAGGTCGTGGAGCACCGAGACGTTACAGGACTCGTGGCACAGCACGAAGGTGACGTTGGTGATGAAGAAGGGGCACCACatgacgaggaagaggaagaagacgatCCCCAGAACCTGAGGGACGCGAGCAGAGGAATGAACAAAacagggaggcaggaggagctaGAGCATCATGATTAGATGGTGTTGTGGTTCTATGGCTGCAGATTTACTCTGTCTCGTCTGCCTCGATTCAGTGAAGGTACCAGGCTAATGTAAAACAGAGAACGCTGACTTCTGCCAGACATTCACCTACAAGCTTTGAGTCCCAGAATGTGCTTGGCGTTCGAAAGCAGTCAGAAACGGCTGCTTGAGGCTGTGTTCTGTgcggctgctgatgctgatgctgatgtggCTTGTTCAGGTGCGGAGCTTCCCGTTGGTGCCCGCCCCCcccggccccgccccctctctctcaccttgGACGCCCGCTTCTCGTTCTTTATGGCCTGCATCATGCCCCGCCGGCCGTGGCAGCCCGAGGAGTCGctgcggcccggcccggcggccGGCGAGCTGAGCTGGGATGCCGCCTCGGAGCTGGGgaggatgctgatgctgtcggACGCGGAGGCGCTGAGCAGCAGGCCGGGCTCGGCTCCCTTCAGGCAGCTCAGGGTGTTCCTCCGGCTCTGGGGGGGCGGCGGGTTCAGCTCTGTGGGAGGGCCACAGGAGAACGCATCTGTACACACTTGACTGATACAGTGATCGGGAATACAAATAGACACGCGTGCTGTTGTTTAGCATTAACCAGCCGTAGCATGCATCATTAAAGGGACTTGGCGTCTAATAATCCTCCCAGGACCACGACCAGTAAAAGCTTGTCTGCGCCGCGTTAACAAGGCTGCTGACATTTTGCAGAGAGGACGACGGGGGAAGAGGTTAAACGCAACAACAAGGCCTGGTTGGCGCCGTCCTGTTTGGGCCGACGGAGGTGACAGACGGGTGCAGGCCGGCGCTTGATGCTCCGCTTGGAATCAGGGACTGGTCGACGAAGCGATTGGTCCATTATCATCGTTTTTGAAGCTTCATATTCATTGTAAGAGTGTTTCACTGGCACATCCGTGCTGTTTTGTATCAATCATCCATCACACTATGCGCAAGTGCCTACCAAGTACATGTACTGCATTTTATATATTCAACAACAACCTCTCCAACAAATAGACTCTTTCCATTATCACTAGCTTGTCCTAGATTCACCTTGCGATGCGTTTTATCATCTGTTCCACTGCATCCTCTCTAAGAATTGATGCAGAGCTCCACGCAAAGTCAGAGGTTTGGGTCTCAGTGGGCCCAAGCTGAGGGCAATGCGGTATATAAGACCGGAACAATGCTACACTTGTTTGCCAGACTGACATTTTCTTATAACTTATGGCTTTAATATACTTCACGTCCCACCGTCTAATAAGGGCTGCGTGTTCTGTGGATTCAACTGCAGCTAATAAATCAAGAGCTGAGTTTAATAAGCCAGATAATATActtcattatcatcattagctTGCTTAGCTGTCTCCGTGCATGAAGTCAGTCAAACTGCTAGATTTCCACCCAGTGACTGATCACGTTGATGAGGCAGCTCAGCATCAGATGCAGACGTCCTGCTGCGCTCGAAGCCGCTCTGCCTGCAGCCAGGGTGCAGGTGGAGCCTCCACGCTATCGCACGCCcagccagcagagcagcttGATGAGCTTCTCGACTTACAGTCAATGTGATGTGCAATGGCTTTGTGTTCTTGCTGGGAGAGAACAAAGCCACGTGTCTGTTATGCAATCCAAGCTGCTGATGCTTTATGTGCGAGTGGCTGTTCGGTGTCCAGAGGAGTCAAACAAGCGGCTAAAGGCTGACGGAGCGTTCACCTTCCGAGTCCGGAGGAGCCAGCGTGATCTGAGGAACGTGGAAGCCGCTGGGCAGAGGCTGCAGCTTGTTCGTCATTGCTGGTGTGTGCAAAGGCTGCTGGGAGGAAGTCTTAGCCTCGTAAAGGAAGACAGAGGCCTGCCTCTGGAGCAcctgcggaggaggaggacagacgcAAACAGGGTGTGAAGCAGAAACGCCGCTTTACGCAGCGCGAGGGACGAGGGCGGACGTCTACCTGAATGGTGAGGCAGTACGTCACCACCATTATGACCAGTGGGATGAAGAAGGCCACAAAGGAGCCGATCAGCATGAAGCGCTCTTCGTTGAGGACACAGCTGCCGTCAACAAACACCTTGTCC carries:
- the htr2cl1 gene encoding 5-hydroxytryptamine (serotonin) receptor 2C, G protein-coupled-like 1 isoform X2, whose amino-acid sequence is MKIQTAFSKHYVWPLPNALCPIWIYLDVLFSTASIMHLCAISLDRYVAIRNPIEHSRFNSRTKAMMKIAAVWTISIGVSMPIPVIGLLNKDKVFVDGSCVLNEERFMLIGSFVAFFIPLVIMVVTYCLTIQVLQRQASVFLYEAKTSSQQPLHTPAMTNKLQPLPSGFHVPQITLAPPDSEELNPPPPQSRRNTLSCLKGAEPGLLLSASASDSISILPSSEAASQLSSPAAGPGRSDSSGCHGRRGMMQAIKNEKRASKVLGIVFFLFLVMWCPFFITNVTFVLCHESCNVSVLHDLLNVFVWVGYISSGVNPLVYTLFNKTYRRAFSRYIRCRYNFGANAAGHNSKMLLVPPPCPSHTVTPLLTGGHGKAGVDRNSNCRNGGRGDNGRLAVDPEDTTDDGTQVGTVSQSLSDCLNAGALSETEAEQELSLLSYGPASAERTSSV
- the htr2cl1 gene encoding 5-hydroxytryptamine (serotonin) receptor 2C, G protein-coupled-like 1 isoform X1, translated to MRGPARVLLGGFGTTTSSLEAGSRMAWPSNGPIDLNQTLSTESFFLENTTHKSVNSTAITEKNWPALLILIIIALTIGGNILVILAVSLEKKLQNATNFFLRSLAVADMLVGILVMPISLINILYDYVWPLPNALCPIWIYLDVLFSTASIMHLCAISLDRYVAIRNPIEHSRFNSRTKAMMKIAAVWTISIGVSMPIPVIGLLNKDKVFVDGSCVLNEERFMLIGSFVAFFIPLVIMVVTYCLTIQVLQRQASVFLYEAKTSSQQPLHTPAMTNKLQPLPSGFHVPQITLAPPDSEELNPPPPQSRRNTLSCLKGAEPGLLLSASASDSISILPSSEAASQLSSPAAGPGRSDSSGCHGRRGMMQAIKNEKRASKVLGIVFFLFLVMWCPFFITNVTFVLCHESCNVSVLHDLLNVFVWVGYISSGVNPLVYTLFNKTYRRAFSRYIRCRYNFGANAAGHNSKMLLVPPPCPSHTVTPLLTGGHGKAGVDRNSNCRNGGRGDNGRLAVDPEDTTDDGTQVGTVSQSLSDCLNAGALSETEAEQELSLLSYGPASAERTSSV